The DNA region AACGTGGGCGCGGTGGTGGCGCCGCTGGCCGTGCCCTGGCTCTACATCAATTATGGCTGGCAGTGGGCCTTTATCGCCACCGGCGCAATCGGCCTGGTCTGGCTGGTTTTCTGGTTTGCCATGTACCGGGTGCCGGAGAAGCACCCCAAGCTCAGCCCGGAGGAACTGGCCTACATCCAGAGCGACCCGCCCGACCCGGACGTGCAAATCGCCTGGCGCAAGCTCCTCCCGCACCGTCAGACCTGGGCTTTCGTGATCGGCAAGTTCATGACCGATTCGGTCTGGCGCTGGTACCTCTACCTTCTGCCCCTGTTCTTCGCCCAGGATTTCAAGCTCAACATCAAGGAGTTCGGGCCGCCTTTCGTGGTGATCTACGTGATGGCCGATTTCGGCAGCATCCTGGGCGGCTGGCTCTCCTCACACCTGATTAAAAAAGGACACACTGTCAACTACGGCCGCAAGATCGCCCTGCTGGTCTGCGCTCTGTGCGTGGTGCCGGTGGTGTTCGTCACCCAGGTGCACAACATCTGGCTGGCCGTGATGCTGGTCGGGCTGGCGGCCTCGGCGCACCAGGGCTGGTCGGCCAACATGTTCACCACGGCCTCGGACATGTTCCCCAAGCAGGCGGTGGGCTCGATGGTGGGGCTCGGCGGCATGGCCGGGGCGGTGGGGGCGATGCTGATCCTGAAAATCACGGGCTATGTCCTGAGCCATACCGGCAGTTTCACCGTGCTGTTCATCATCGCCGGCTCGGCCTATCTGGTGGCGCTGCTGCTGTTCCATCTGCTCGCTCCGCGGCTCGAACCGGCAAAGATCAAGGTCGACTGAATGGGCAAGGTCAGACTGAATATCCTCGCGGCCCTGGTGCTGGCAGTAGGCCTCGCCTCTGCCGTGCCGGCCGCGGCCGAGGTCTCCGTGGCCTGGCCGGAGACTGTCCAGCGCGGGGCCAACCTGGGCGGCACCAATTACAGCGAGGCGGATATCGCCTACCTGGCCCTGGACTGGCGCGCCAACCTCGTGCGTGTGCTGGTCAATGTGACTCTCACGGCGGACGGCCAGTGCCGGGTGAACGGGTCGAGCAAGGAGACCCTGTTCAACCTGATCGACTGGTGCCTCAAGTACCGGATGTACACGGTGTTCTGCCCGAGCCCGTCGTTCGACAGCATGGACGAGCTGTTTGGCAGCCGCCCGCTCAAAAACGCTTTCATCGCGTTCTGGAAAGAGGTGGCCGCGCGCTACGCCTCGGCCGGCCCGATTGCCTACGACCTGCTGAACGAGCCGCATGACGGCCTCGCGGACACGCAGTGGTCCGCGTTCGCCCAGGAGCTGACCGACTCGATCCGCACGGTGGACAAGGTGCACACGCTCGTGGTCGAGCCGCCGGCCTGGGGCTGGCCGGATGGCTTTACGAACCTCACGCCCACCACCGACAGCAACACGGTCTACAGTTTCCATTTCTACGGCCCGATGGACTACACGCACCAGCGTTTCGGCGGCCAGGTGACCAACACCCCCGACTGGGCCTGGCTGCAGCGTCCCTATCCGGGCACTATCGTGAGCGAGTGGGGCTCCGAGTACTGGGACAAGAACACCATGAAGCCGTACATCCAGAAAGCGGTCTATTTCCGGACGCGCCACAAGGTGCGTCTCTGGTGCGGCGAGTTCGGCTGCGCGCGCTGGGCTATCGGGGCGAAGCAGTGGTTCACCGACTGGATCGACCTTCTGGATGAGAACGGGATCGACTGGTCCTACTACTCCTACCGCGAGTGGCAGCACATGGACATCGAGATGGACCCGGCGGAGCGCCACAACCCGACCGCGCGCAGCGAGACCGAGCTGGTGACCCTGTTCCGGAGCTATTACGCCCGCAACGCGGTGCCGGCGGATTTCAACCGGGACGGTGCGCTCACCCTGGGGGACGCGGCCGAGCTGGTGCGTTACGAGTGCCGTCACCCGGGCAACCTGGCCGGGGATTTCAACGGCGACGGCAAAGTGGGGCTGCTGGACGTGCTGGGCCTGCTGCTGAGGTTGGGCAGAGGAGGGGAGTGAAGGGGGATAAAGTGTTACGCTGCTCTGTCGCCGCCTGAAAAACCTTTCCTGCTGATTTTCTCACGGATATATTGATTTACGCCTTTTCTCCTTTCTCCGCCCTCCCACCCCGGAGGCCTCCATGCTGCAGGAAACCCCAGGCTGCTCTTACGATTACGATCCTTCATGGCCAAATTCAGAAAGGAAATGCCCTCACCCAGTGCATGCGGATGGGCTTTGCATTTTCCACTTGCCCAAGCTGAGTGCGGAGGAAAAGACAAAACTATCTCCTGGCTCTGATGATGAAAAAAGGAACAACGAATTCGAGGAACTTTTTAGGAAAGATTTTTATCGGGAAATGAAAAGGCAGCAAATGGACCAGAAAACGAAGGCATTTGACTTTGTCGGTTTTCGTTTTCCAGACATTGACATGAGTAAAGATACACTAATTACGTTGCTTGGACCAGAATGCTTTCAAAAACCACTTCATCTGGAAGATGCAGTATTCCAGTCTGTTGACTTTAGTAGAACCAGAATCGAGTTAGCCATCTTCCGCGGAGCCAGATTTCAGAAGGCCATCTTCCGCTTCGCAATTATCCAATCAGCAGACTTTAGATGGGCTATTTTTAAAGCAGCCGACTTCGGCGGATCTATCTTCCATACGGCCGAATTCGTTGGGGTCACATTCCAGTCGGCTGAATTCCTCGGGACCAAATTCCATTTGGCCGATTTCAGCGCGGCCATTCTTTCGGGAGTAATTCATTTTGATGGTAGAGTCCATGAAGGGAGTTTCTTAGAATGGGTAAATTTCGATATGATGCGGTTTATGAGAAACGGTAGCCTATATCTATGCAAGGTCAACTTGGTGAAGGCCCGTTTCCTTGGGACACCTCTGCTGGAGGGAGAAAACATACGTGTGGTGTTTGATGACGTGACCTGGTGGCGTAAATCCATTTTCCGACGCAAAGCTCTTCTGGATGAGTTTGATGCAGAAACGCATAGGGATTTCCTGATTCGATACCAGGGTATATACAATCTCTACCACCAGTTGGTTAAAATCTACGAGGCCAAGCGCGAGTTCGAGACAGCCGAGGATTTCCATGTAGGTGAGATGGAGATGCGCAGGAAGCGCATTTGGGCCGAAGCCAAACCCTGGTGCCGGTGGCACCGCCGCTGGACCAATTCTTATTTCCTGTATAAAATCTTGAGCAACTACGGTACAAGCTACTGGCACGCCCTGGTTGTCCTGTGTATCATGCTGCTGAGCTTCGGGGTGTTCTCGCTCCTGTCCGGGTTCAGCGTGGACGGCCATCTGGTGGACTACCACCTCGGCCTGCGCTGGCAGCTCACCTGGACCGATTTCTGGTCTGCCCTGGGCTATGCCCTCTCGGCGTTGCCGTTCAAGCATGATGCAGTCTACAAAGCCTCCGCGCCCTGGCTGGAGATTGTCAAAGGCGTGGCCTCGCTCGTGCTTTCCGGCCAGCTCGCCCTGACCCTGCTGGCCGTGCGGCGTCGTTTCAAGCGCTGAGCCCGCCTTACAACCCTCTGGACTGCGGGGCCGTTTTGCTTTAGTTTATCCCCTGGCAGACACGGACTTGTAACCTTAAGACCTTCCCTTAAAACCGAGAGAAAGCCAAATGATCGCCGCACAGCTTGCCGATTCCGCCCGCTACGAGAACGTTGTCCCCGGCCTGGACAAGGCCTTCGCCTGGCTGCGCGCCAACGCCGCCAACCCGCCCGTGGATGGCCGCTACGAGATCGACGGCGACCGGGTGTTCGCCCT from bacterium includes:
- a CDS encoding MFS transporter, with the translated sequence MKDKSVDANNDPSTVKTPGEDKSTGSFIQAAGAHIGRRRWVICALIFFATTINYIDRLVFGLLGPELQKIFGWTNKDYTDIVFWFEVAYAIGLVSAGRFIDWIGTRLGYAIAFLFWSAASMLHALMSTITGFSAARFMLGLSEAGNFPAAIKTVAEWFPKKERALATGLFNAGTNVGAVVAPLAVPWLYINYGWQWAFIATGAIGLVWLVFWFAMYRVPEKHPKLSPEELAYIQSDPPDPDVQIAWRKLLPHRQTWAFVIGKFMTDSVWRWYLYLLPLFFAQDFKLNIKEFGPPFVVIYVMADFGSILGGWLSSHLIKKGHTVNYGRKIALLVCALCVVPVVFVTQVHNIWLAVMLVGLAASAHQGWSANMFTTASDMFPKQAVGSMVGLGGMAGAVGAMLILKITGYVLSHTGSFTVLFIIAGSAYLVALLLFHLLAPRLEPAKIKVD
- a CDS encoding glycoside hydrolase family 5 protein; translation: MGKVRLNILAALVLAVGLASAVPAAAEVSVAWPETVQRGANLGGTNYSEADIAYLALDWRANLVRVLVNVTLTADGQCRVNGSSKETLFNLIDWCLKYRMYTVFCPSPSFDSMDELFGSRPLKNAFIAFWKEVAARYASAGPIAYDLLNEPHDGLADTQWSAFAQELTDSIRTVDKVHTLVVEPPAWGWPDGFTNLTPTTDSNTVYSFHFYGPMDYTHQRFGGQVTNTPDWAWLQRPYPGTIVSEWGSEYWDKNTMKPYIQKAVYFRTRHKVRLWCGEFGCARWAIGAKQWFTDWIDLLDENGIDWSYYSYREWQHMDIEMDPAERHNPTARSETELVTLFRSYYARNAVPADFNRDGALTLGDAAELVRYECRHPGNLAGDFNGDGKVGLLDVLGLLLRLGRGGE
- a CDS encoding pentapeptide repeat-containing protein, whose product is MLQETPGCSYDYDPSWPNSERKCPHPVHADGLCIFHLPKLSAEEKTKLSPGSDDEKRNNEFEELFRKDFYREMKRQQMDQKTKAFDFVGFRFPDIDMSKDTLITLLGPECFQKPLHLEDAVFQSVDFSRTRIELAIFRGARFQKAIFRFAIIQSADFRWAIFKAADFGGSIFHTAEFVGVTFQSAEFLGTKFHLADFSAAILSGVIHFDGRVHEGSFLEWVNFDMMRFMRNGSLYLCKVNLVKARFLGTPLLEGENIRVVFDDVTWWRKSIFRRKALLDEFDAETHRDFLIRYQGIYNLYHQLVKIYEAKREFETAEDFHVGEMEMRRKRIWAEAKPWCRWHRRWTNSYFLYKILSNYGTSYWHALVVLCIMLLSFGVFSLLSGFSVDGHLVDYHLGLRWQLTWTDFWSALGYALSALPFKHDAVYKASAPWLEIVKGVASLVLSGQLALTLLAVRRRFKR